One window of Saccharopolyspora phatthalungensis genomic DNA carries:
- the pstC gene encoding phosphate ABC transporter permease subunit PstC, whose amino-acid sequence MSAPDTSAGKTFRIGDRVFSSVATASGAFVVALIAAIGIFLLIRAVPALQVNQVNFLFSRAWNTANPSDLSFGIIDLAWITVASSIVALVIAMPISCGIALFLTQYAPRGLARPFAYIVDLLAAVPSVIYGLWGYLVLGPVLKPVAVWLNQNLGWIPIFADGNAPTNSGANVFTAGIVLAVMILPTITGVSREVFSRTPTIHIEGALALGATQWEVVRTTVFPFGRNGFIGGSMLGLGRALGETVALTIILSMSTAPPNYSIFDAGATFASKIALGSGEFNNNLQVGAYISAGLVLFIITFAVNAIARWIENTSGKGKA is encoded by the coding sequence ATTTCCGCTCCCGACACCTCCGCGGGCAAGACGTTCCGCATCGGCGACCGGGTGTTCTCCTCGGTCGCCACCGCATCCGGCGCGTTCGTGGTCGCACTCATCGCCGCGATCGGGATCTTCCTGCTGATCCGGGCCGTCCCGGCGCTGCAGGTCAACCAGGTGAACTTCCTGTTCAGCCGGGCGTGGAACACCGCGAACCCGAGCGACCTGAGCTTCGGCATCATCGACCTGGCCTGGATCACGGTGGCCAGCTCGATCGTCGCCTTGGTCATCGCGATGCCGATCTCCTGCGGCATCGCGCTTTTCCTCACCCAGTACGCGCCGCGCGGCCTGGCACGCCCCTTCGCCTACATCGTCGACCTGTTGGCGGCGGTGCCGTCGGTGATCTACGGCCTATGGGGCTACCTGGTGCTGGGGCCGGTGCTCAAGCCGGTCGCGGTGTGGTTGAACCAGAACCTCGGCTGGATCCCGATCTTCGCCGACGGCAACGCGCCGACCAACTCCGGCGCCAACGTCTTCACCGCCGGCATCGTGCTGGCCGTGATGATCCTGCCGACCATCACCGGGGTGAGCCGCGAGGTCTTCTCGCGCACTCCGACGATCCACATCGAGGGCGCCCTGGCGCTCGGCGCCACCCAGTGGGAAGTGGTGCGCACCACGGTGTTCCCGTTCGGTCGCAACGGATTCATCGGCGGCTCGATGCTCGGTCTGGGGCGCGCGCTCGGCGAGACCGTCGCGCTGACGATCATCTTGAGCATGAGCACCGCCCCGCCGAACTACAGCATCTTCGACGCCGGAGCCACCTTCGCCTCCAAGATCGCGCTGGGTTCGGGAGAGTTCAACAACAACCTGCAGGTCGGCGCCTACATCTCGGCCGGACTGGTGCTGTTCATCATCACCTTCGCGGTGAACGCGATCGCTCGTTGGATCGAGAACACCAGCGGTAAGGGGAAAGCATGA
- the pstA gene encoding phosphate ABC transporter permease PstA — translation MRTDTADVEQLATPPAFQRIGFARKFKNNLATTLFAAAFVVAVIPLLWVLWTLLERGLRPVLSANWWTHSFRGLLPNDFGGGIYHALMGTLLQGLVCVVISVPLGIMVGIYLIEYGRESRFARIATFMVDILSGLPSIVAGLFIYALWITTLGFTRSGFAVALALVLLMLPVVVRVTETMLLIVPDELREASYALGVPKWKTILRIVLPTALSGILTGVMLGLARVLGETAPLLILVGYSNAISFNLFDGEMASLPLVIYMERSTATVAGDYRMWGAALTLVLVIMLINLVASLLSKLFAIKTK, via the coding sequence ATGAGAACCGACACCGCTGACGTGGAGCAGCTCGCCACCCCACCGGCGTTCCAGCGCATCGGCTTCGCGCGGAAGTTCAAGAACAACCTGGCCACCACGCTGTTCGCGGCGGCCTTCGTGGTCGCCGTGATCCCGCTGCTTTGGGTGCTGTGGACGCTGCTGGAGCGGGGCCTCCGGCCGGTGCTCAGTGCCAACTGGTGGACGCATTCCTTCCGGGGGCTGCTGCCCAACGACTTCGGCGGCGGCATCTACCACGCGCTGATGGGCACCCTGCTGCAAGGCCTGGTGTGCGTGGTGATCTCGGTGCCGCTGGGCATCATGGTCGGCATCTACCTGATCGAGTACGGCCGGGAGTCCCGGTTCGCGCGGATCGCCACGTTCATGGTCGACATCCTCAGCGGGCTGCCGTCCATCGTCGCCGGCCTGTTCATTTACGCGCTGTGGATCACCACCCTCGGGTTCACCCGCAGCGGTTTCGCGGTGGCGTTGGCGCTGGTGCTGCTGATGCTGCCGGTGGTGGTGCGGGTCACCGAGACGATGCTGCTGATCGTGCCGGACGAGCTGCGTGAGGCGTCCTACGCGCTCGGGGTGCCCAAGTGGAAGACCATCCTGCGCATCGTGTTGCCGACGGCGCTGTCCGGCATCCTCACCGGCGTGATGCTCGGCCTGGCGCGCGTGCTGGGCGAGACCGCGCCGCTGCTGATCCTCGTGGGTTACTCCAACGCGATCAGCTTCAACCTCTTCGACGGTGAGATGGCGTCGCTGCCGCTGGTGATCTACATGGAGCGCAGCACCGCGACGGTGGCCGGTGACTACCGGATGTGGGGCGCCGCGCTGACCCTCGTGCTCGTCATCATGCTGATCAACCTTGTCGCGTCGCTGCTGTCCAAGCTGTTCGCGATCAAGACCAAATAG
- the pstB gene encoding phosphate ABC transporter ATP-binding protein PstB — protein sequence MAKRLDIKDLNLYYGKFHAVQDVTLQVPARSVTAFIGPSGCGKSTVLRSLNRMHEVIPGARVEGKVMLDGEDVYANEVDPVQVRKTIGMVFQRANPFPTMSIRDNVVAGLKLAGEKNRKHLDEVAERALRGANLWEEVKDRLTKPGGGLSGGQQQRLCIARAIAVRPDVLLMDEPCSALDPISTLAIEDLIARLKQDYTIVIVTHNMQQAARVSDQTAFFNLRAIGEPGQLVEIDDTGKIFSNPAQKATEDYISGRFG from the coding sequence ATGGCCAAGCGTCTCGATATCAAGGACCTGAACCTGTACTACGGCAAGTTCCACGCCGTGCAGGACGTGACCCTCCAGGTGCCCGCCCGCAGCGTCACCGCGTTCATCGGCCCGTCCGGCTGCGGCAAGTCGACCGTGCTGCGTTCGCTGAACCGGATGCACGAGGTCATCCCGGGGGCGCGGGTCGAGGGCAAGGTGATGCTCGACGGCGAGGACGTCTACGCCAACGAGGTGGACCCGGTCCAGGTCCGCAAGACCATCGGCATGGTCTTCCAGCGAGCCAACCCGTTCCCGACCATGTCCATCCGGGACAACGTGGTGGCCGGGCTGAAGCTGGCGGGCGAGAAGAACCGCAAGCACCTCGACGAGGTCGCCGAACGGGCGCTGCGCGGCGCGAACCTGTGGGAAGAGGTCAAGGACCGGCTGACCAAGCCGGGCGGCGGGCTCTCCGGTGGTCAGCAGCAGCGGCTTTGCATCGCGCGGGCGATCGCGGTGCGCCCGGACGTGCTCCTGATGGACGAGCCATGCTCGGCGCTGGACCCGATTTCCACGCTGGCGATCGAGGACCTGATCGCGCGGCTCAAGCAGGATTACACGATCGTCATCGTCACCCACAACATGCAGCAGGCCGCGCGGGTGAGCGACCAGACGGCGTTCTTCAACCTGCGGGCGATCGGCGAGCCGGGCCAGTTGGTGGAGATCGACGATACCGGCAAGATCTTCTCCAATCCGGCTCAGAAGGCCACCGAGGACTACATCTCCGGCCGCTTCGGCTGA